The Negativicoccus succinicivorans DNA window TATGTTGAAAGAAATAAACGAAATTATTCATGGCGTATCTGATGCGATGACGAAACTCGCCGACGCGTGGTGGGTGAAGTCCTTTTTTTCCGCCTTAGGTAGCGGCGCTATTTGGCTGATACATCTTAAACACGTTCAAGTCTTGGGCGTGTTTATTTTATTAGTATTAATTGACCTTACTACTAAATGGAGCGCGATTACTTATCAGATGTTGCTTGAAAAAGGGGCAAAGCCAGAGAACATATCCGGCTTTGATAAGTGGATAGCTATTCCGGTAGCGTTCGCCGAGGGGCGTGTGTCATCGCGCTTTTGTCGGAACGGCTTTTTTTATAAGCTGTTGACCTATACCATTGCCACGGCGGCTGGGTTCTGTTGGGACTTCATGACCGGCGCAGGTTTCGCCGTCAATCTCGTGTGGATGTACTTGGGCGCATCTGAATTTTTATCTATTCTGGAAAACATGCGTGACGGCGGAAACGTCGTTATGGGGCGTTTTTTGGATCTCGTGAAAGACAAAGTCGAAAAGAAAAT harbors:
- a CDS encoding phage holin family protein yields the protein MLKEINEIIHGVSDAMTKLADAWWVKSFFSALGSGAIWLIHLKHVQVLGVFILLVLIDLTTKWSAITYQMLLEKGAKPENISGFDKWIAIPVAFAEGRVSSRFCRNGFFYKLLTYTIATAAGFCWDFMTGAGFAVNLVWMYLGASEFLSILENMRDGGNVVMGRFLDLVKDKVEKKIKM